The Pukyongia salina genome segment ATGCTTTCATTACAATACCTTATTTTTACCATCCTTGCCGTTCAAGGATATATCGCATGGAAGAAACACTTAAACAACAACCTTCAAACTGCATAAAGATAGTTCTGTTTGGCCCCGAATCTACGGGGAAAACAACACTGGCCAGAGAACTAGCCGCTCATTTTGGCACAGAATGGGTTCCCGAATATATGCGCGAATACGCTCAGGCAAAATGGGATGGTCGAAAGGAGAAGGTAGACCGCGATGACCTTCTGCCCATGGCAGCCGGACAAATGGCGATGGAAAACCTTAGATCCCGAACGGCGAAACAATTTCTTTTTTGTGATACAGATCTTAGGGAATTGAAGGTCTACTCTCAATATTATTTTGATGGCTATTGCCCGGAAGAATTAATAAATGCAGTAAAGACCAATCATTACGATCTTTATTTGCTTACCGATATCGATACCCCCTGGGAAGGAGACGATTTACGTGACAGGCCTCAAGATAGAATCACCTTATTTCGTATTTTTGAAAACGAATTAAAAGAGAACAGCCTACCTTACGCGCTTATAAGCGGCAATAAGGCTGAGCGATTGAAAAAAGCAATTGAACTAACCGAAAAACTAGAAGGCCGGTAATGCTAACTAAAAAGGATCTTCAAC includes the following:
- a CDS encoding AAA family ATPase, translating into MEETLKQQPSNCIKIVLFGPESTGKTTLARELAAHFGTEWVPEYMREYAQAKWDGRKEKVDRDDLLPMAAGQMAMENLRSRTAKQFLFCDTDLRELKVYSQYYFDGYCPEELINAVKTNHYDLYLLTDIDTPWEGDDLRDRPQDRITLFRIFENELKENSLPYALISGNKAERLKKAIELTEKLEGR